Proteins encoded within one genomic window of Gemmatimonadaceae bacterium:
- a CDS encoding class I SAM-dependent rRNA methyltransferase has product MSHHAVVSAKGAGRWERGHPWIYRSDVTQRPDDAAGVVAVQDPRGRPLGWALWSPRSEISLRLLDRDPNARIDAAWWARRIASAVERRAPLGQVANAYRLIHGEGDGLPSLVCDRYDRWLVLQFMSAGLEPSRPHIVQALESLLHPAGMLARNDVSLRDKEGLPRVVELLTGDVPREIEIVEHGVRYAAAPWDGQKTGAFLDQRDNRVRIGALARGRALDCFSYHGSFALHLAGRAEHVIALDSSAPALERAAQNCARNGLTNVELVEANAFDYLKQAERDRTRFETIVLDPPAFAKTKAALPAALRGYNEINLRAMRLLSPGGILFTASCSFHLSKPRFLEMLEHAAADSGRRLALREIVGQPLDHPEILTIPETGYIKGAVVEAMD; this is encoded by the coding sequence ATGTCGCACCATGCGGTGGTATCGGCCAAGGGCGCCGGACGATGGGAGCGCGGGCACCCGTGGATCTACCGCAGCGACGTCACGCAACGTCCCGACGACGCCGCCGGCGTGGTGGCCGTGCAGGATCCCCGCGGCCGACCGCTCGGCTGGGCGCTGTGGAGTCCGCGCTCGGAGATCTCGCTGCGGCTGCTCGACCGCGATCCGAACGCGCGCATCGACGCCGCGTGGTGGGCCCGTCGCATCGCGAGCGCGGTGGAGCGGCGCGCCCCGCTGGGGCAGGTCGCCAACGCCTACCGTCTGATCCACGGCGAAGGCGACGGGCTGCCCTCGCTGGTCTGCGACCGGTACGATCGCTGGCTGGTACTGCAGTTCATGAGCGCGGGCCTCGAACCGTCGCGGCCGCACATCGTCCAGGCGCTCGAATCGCTGCTCCACCCCGCCGGGATGCTGGCCCGAAACGACGTCTCGCTCCGCGACAAGGAAGGGCTGCCCCGCGTCGTGGAACTGCTCACCGGCGACGTGCCCCGCGAGATCGAGATCGTGGAGCACGGGGTGCGCTACGCCGCCGCCCCATGGGACGGCCAGAAGACCGGCGCCTTTCTCGATCAGCGCGACAACCGCGTCCGCATCGGCGCCCTGGCGCGGGGGCGCGCGCTGGACTGCTTCAGCTATCACGGTTCGTTCGCGCTGCACCTGGCAGGCCGCGCCGAGCACGTGATCGCCCTCGACAGCTCGGCGCCGGCGCTCGAGCGCGCCGCCCAGAACTGTGCGCGCAACGGCCTCACGAACGTGGAGTTGGTGGAGGCCAACGCCTTCGACTATCTCAAGCAGGCCGAACGCGACCGGACGCGCTTCGAGACCATCGTCCTCGATCCGCCGGCGTTCGCCAAGACCAAGGCGGCCCTCCCGGCGGCCCTCCGCGGTTACAACGAGATCAACCTCCGCGCCATGCGGCTGCTCTCGCCGGGCGGGATCCTGTTCACCGCCAGCTGCAGCTTCCACCTGTCCAAGCCGCGATTCCTGGAAATGCTCGAGCACGCGGCCGCCGATTCGGGCCGCCGCCTCGCCCTGCGCGAGATCGTCGGCCAACCGCTCGACCATCCAGAAATCCTGACCATCCCCGAAACGGGGTACATCAAGGGCGCGGTCGTCGAAGCGATGGACTAA
- the rho gene encoding transcription termination factor Rho, which yields MSSPSPSASPALVSIAELKRKTLPALLEMAEALQLADAETLARHDLTFRIEQGLLADGVLLRGEGVLEVLPEGYGFLRSQDWNYLNGPDDIYVSPSQIKRFGLQTGDTVQGQVRPPKEWERYLALLKVESVNGSDPELARERVPFDSLRPRYPEGRLRLEVKSGDLSMRVMDLIAPIGKGQRGLIVSPPRAGKTILLQKIANAIAENYPEVVLIVLLIDERPEEVTDMRLTIKGEVISSTFDEEPQRHVQVADMVIEKARRLVESKKDVVILLDSITRLGRAHNAVMPHSGKIMSGGVDVNALEKPKKFFGAARNIENGGSLTIIGTALIETGSRMDEVIFEEFKGTGNMELILDRKIAERRIYPAIDINRSGTRKEELLFTQEELNRVTLLRTFLADMPDAEAIEFLLKQMSRSKNNKEFFVQMAQGG from the coding sequence ATGTCGTCGCCCTCGCCGTCCGCCTCGCCGGCCCTCGTCAGCATCGCCGAGCTCAAGCGCAAGACGCTTCCCGCCCTCCTCGAGATGGCGGAGGCGCTGCAGCTCGCCGACGCCGAGACGCTGGCGCGCCATGACCTGACGTTCCGCATCGAGCAGGGGTTGCTGGCGGACGGCGTGCTGCTCCGGGGCGAGGGCGTGCTCGAGGTGCTTCCCGAGGGCTACGGGTTCCTGCGCAGCCAGGACTGGAACTACCTGAACGGGCCCGACGACATCTATGTATCGCCCTCGCAGATCAAGCGGTTCGGCCTGCAGACGGGTGACACGGTGCAGGGCCAGGTGCGCCCGCCCAAGGAATGGGAGCGGTATCTGGCGCTCCTCAAGGTGGAGTCGGTCAACGGCAGCGACCCCGAGCTGGCCAGGGAGCGCGTGCCGTTCGACAGCCTGCGGCCACGCTACCCCGAAGGACGCCTCCGCCTCGAGGTGAAGAGCGGCGACCTGAGCATGCGCGTGATGGACCTCATCGCGCCCATCGGCAAGGGACAGCGCGGGCTCATCGTGTCGCCGCCGCGTGCCGGCAAGACGATCCTCCTGCAGAAGATCGCCAACGCCATCGCCGAGAACTACCCCGAGGTGGTCCTCATCGTCCTGCTCATCGACGAGCGGCCCGAAGAGGTGACCGACATGCGGCTCACCATCAAGGGCGAGGTGATCAGCTCCACGTTCGACGAGGAGCCGCAGCGCCACGTCCAGGTGGCCGACATGGTCATCGAGAAGGCCCGCCGCCTCGTGGAGAGCAAGAAGGACGTGGTGATCCTGCTCGATTCGATCACCCGCCTGGGCCGCGCCCACAACGCCGTGATGCCCCACTCGGGCAAGATCATGTCCGGCGGCGTGGACGTGAACGCGCTCGAGAAGCCCAAGAAATTCTTCGGTGCCGCCCGCAACATCGAGAACGGCGGCTCGCTCACGATCATCGGCACGGCCCTCATCGAGACGGGCTCGCGCATGGACGAGGTGATCTTCGAGGAGTTCAAGGGCACCGGCAACATGGAGTTGATCCTCGACCGCAAGATCGCCGAGCGCCGCATCTACCCGGCCATCGACATCAACCGCTCCGGCACGCGCAAGGAAGAGCTGCTGTTCACGCAGGAAGAGCTGAACCGCGTCACGCTGCTGCGCACCTTCCTGGCCGACATGCCGGACGCCGAGGCCATCGAATTCCTGCTCAAGCAGATGTCGCGCTCCAAGAACAACAAGGAATTCTTCGTCCAGATGGCCCAGGGCGGCTGA
- a CDS encoding M28 family peptidase, translating into MSRLSFCRATRSAATALLLAAPLAAQHAKPPAVPPAISAIRTADLKRDLYYLASDAMRGREAGTLDELRAASWEAEQARKAGLQPAGDDGTYFQWFSIKRTRLSPASTIMIGDRALVLWKDIASSSTVQAHIDAPAVFAGDGSDTTIDVRGKVAIATLVPPPPNTRQFIGVYSPEWHYARAAIAAEGQRLAARGASAVVLVADSIGDIAFDAVTAISSRGTYDVDDPATNAAGGRYGAPEHGPPVLLVHRDMLEALRAGGQRATIHLVTETFDYPSVNVIAKVRGTDPRLRDQYVMFSSHSDHDGVRFPMAGDSIWNGADDNASTSVAILAIGRAFAKEPGKRSALFIWHGAEERGLLGSRYHATHPVVPLHQIVAVLNGDLIGRNNPDTASLLGVQPPHRNSSDLVRMALAANAATGKFVLDSTWDRPTHPEGWYFRSDHVPYVRRGVPALMYSTNLHADYHTPRDEASRIDYAKLTRMTDWMYETGWLVANAPTRPALDPGFKLER; encoded by the coding sequence ATGTCCCGACTCTCCTTCTGCCGCGCGACACGGAGCGCCGCCACCGCGCTGCTGCTGGCGGCGCCGCTCGCCGCCCAACACGCCAAGCCACCCGCCGTGCCCCCGGCCATCTCGGCCATCAGGACGGCCGACCTCAAACGTGACCTCTACTATCTGGCCAGCGACGCCATGCGCGGCCGCGAGGCCGGCACCCTGGACGAGCTGCGCGCCGCCTCGTGGGAAGCCGAGCAGGCCCGCAAAGCGGGACTCCAGCCGGCCGGCGACGACGGCACCTACTTCCAGTGGTTCAGCATCAAGCGCACGCGCCTGTCGCCCGCCAGCACGATCATGATCGGCGACCGCGCCCTGGTGCTCTGGAAGGACATCGCCTCGTCGAGCACCGTGCAGGCGCACATCGACGCGCCCGCGGTCTTTGCCGGCGACGGCAGCGACACCACGATCGACGTGCGCGGCAAGGTCGCGATCGCGACGCTGGTTCCGCCGCCGCCCAACACCCGCCAGTTCATCGGCGTGTACTCCCCCGAATGGCACTACGCCCGCGCCGCGATCGCCGCCGAGGGTCAGCGCCTCGCCGCGCGCGGCGCCTCCGCCGTGGTGCTCGTGGCCGATTCCATCGGCGACATCGCCTTCGACGCCGTCACCGCGATCTCATCGCGCGGCACCTACGACGTGGACGACCCGGCCACCAATGCGGCCGGCGGGCGGTACGGAGCCCCGGAACACGGCCCCCCGGTGCTGCTCGTCCACCGCGACATGCTCGAGGCGCTGCGCGCCGGCGGCCAACGCGCCACCATCCACCTCGTCACCGAGACCTTCGACTACCCGTCGGTGAACGTGATCGCCAAGGTGCGCGGCACCGATCCACGGCTGCGCGACCAGTACGTGATGTTCAGCTCGCACTCCGACCACGACGGCGTGCGCTTTCCCATGGCCGGCGACTCGATCTGGAATGGCGCCGACGACAACGCGTCGACGAGCGTGGCCATCCTCGCCATCGGCCGCGCCTTTGCCAAGGAGCCCGGCAAGCGGTCGGCGCTGTTCATCTGGCACGGCGCCGAGGAGCGGGGACTGCTCGGCTCGCGGTATCACGCCACCCATCCCGTGGTGCCGCTGCACCAGATCGTGGCCGTGCTCAACGGCGACCTGATCGGCCGCAACAACCCCGACACCGCCTCGCTGCTGGGCGTGCAGCCGCCCCACCGCAATTCCAGCGATCTCGTGCGCATGGCGCTCGCCGCCAACGCCGCCACCGGGAAGTTCGTGCTCGACTCCACCTGGGACCGGCCCACGCACCCCGAAGGCTGGTACTTCCGCAGCGATCACGTGCCCTACGTCAGGCGGGGCGTGCCGGCGCTCATGTATTCCACCAACCTGCATGCCGACTACCACACGCCACGCGACGAGGCGTCGCGCATCGACTACGCCAAGCTCACGCGCATGACCGACTGGATGTACGAGACCGGATGGCTGGTGGCCAACGCCCCCACGCGACCGGCGCTGGATCCGGGGTTCAAGCTCGAGCGCTGA
- the ruvX gene encoding Holliday junction resolvase RuvX, which yields MDATDRGRWLAVDWGERRIGLAISDPTGIIASPAGYLVRRAGKRPPIAELMRRAQALEARAFVLGLPLDGNGNDTPRAVEVRHVAAELEKRTGLPVRLLDERFTTAAALRAVHEMGGSTRGRKGDVDALAATVLLQHALRHAP from the coding sequence ATGGACGCGACGGATCGCGGGCGGTGGCTGGCGGTGGACTGGGGGGAGCGGCGGATCGGGCTCGCGATCAGCGACCCCACCGGCATCATCGCGTCGCCCGCCGGCTACCTCGTGCGCCGCGCCGGCAAGCGTCCGCCCATCGCCGAGCTGATGCGCCGCGCCCAGGCGCTCGAGGCGCGCGCGTTCGTGCTCGGCCTGCCGCTCGACGGCAACGGCAACGACACGCCGCGCGCGGTCGAGGTGCGTCACGTGGCCGCCGAACTCGAGAAGCGCACGGGCCTGCCCGTGCGGCTCCTCGACGAACGGTTCACCACGGCGGCCGCCCTACGCGCCGTGCACGAGATGGGCGGATCCACGCGCGGCCGCAAGGGCGACGTGGACGCCCTCGCCGCCACCGTGCTCCTGCAGCATGCGCTCCGCCATGCGCCGTAG
- the mltG gene encoding endolytic transglycosylase MltG encodes MRRSRLARRIVLCGAACALAACSTGDSTTVRVSVPTGASVRIAADSLAKAGVVRSARLFRAFAYLSGGDRRIRPGTYEMGRGESWFAVLDALRRGRGIVSTVTIPEGFALEQIEPLLAGKLGVPLDSVRAAATDTALLARLDLPTPTLEGYLFPDTYTFPEGTTAREAVGAMVAQFERTWKPAWTARLDTIDMSRNDLMTLASIVEKEAKLPEERPVIAAVYMNRLRAGMLLQADPTVQYALPQHETRLLYKDLKVKSPYNTYRHLGLPPGPIASPGKASILAALYPAHVPYKYFVAAPDGHHEFRVDYKGHEAAVREMRRERAALARADAARKDTTRARPPVRKRD; translated from the coding sequence ATGCGCCGTAGCCGCCTCGCGCGCCGGATCGTGCTGTGCGGCGCGGCGTGCGCGCTCGCCGCGTGCAGCACCGGCGACTCCACCACCGTCCGCGTGAGCGTGCCCACCGGCGCCTCGGTGCGCATCGCCGCCGATTCGCTGGCCAAGGCGGGCGTCGTACGGTCGGCGCGCCTGTTCCGCGCCTTCGCCTATCTGAGCGGCGGCGACCGGCGTATCCGGCCCGGCACCTACGAGATGGGCCGCGGCGAGAGCTGGTTCGCCGTGCTCGACGCCCTACGCCGCGGCCGCGGCATCGTCAGCACGGTGACGATTCCCGAGGGATTCGCGCTCGAGCAGATCGAGCCCCTGCTGGCCGGCAAGCTGGGCGTGCCGCTCGACTCGGTGCGCGCGGCGGCCACCGACACGGCGCTGCTCGCGCGCCTCGACCTGCCGACACCGACGCTCGAGGGCTACCTGTTTCCCGACACCTACACGTTCCCCGAAGGCACCACGGCGCGCGAAGCGGTGGGCGCCATGGTCGCCCAGTTCGAGCGCACGTGGAAGCCGGCGTGGACGGCGCGGCTCGACACCATCGACATGTCGCGCAACGACCTGATGACGCTGGCCTCGATCGTCGAGAAGGAAGCCAAGCTCCCCGAGGAACGTCCCGTGATCGCCGCCGTGTACATGAACCGGCTCCGGGCCGGCATGCTGCTGCAGGCCGATCCCACGGTGCAGTACGCCCTGCCCCAGCACGAGACCCGGCTCCTGTACAAGGATCTCAAGGTGAAGTCCCCGTACAACACCTATCGCCACCTGGGGCTGCCGCCGGGACCGATCGCGTCGCCCGGCAAGGCGAGCATTCTCGCCGCGCTCTATCCCGCGCACGTGCCGTACAAGTACTTCGTGGCGGCGCCCGACGGGCATCACGAGTTCCGCGTGGACTACAAGGGCCACGAAGCGGCCGTGCGCGAGATGCGGCGAGAGCGCGCCGCCCTGGCCAGGGCCGACGCGGCCCGGAAGGACACGACCCGAGCGCGTCCTCCGGTCAGGAAGCGGGACTGA
- the mutM gene encoding bifunctional DNA-formamidopyrimidine glycosylase/DNA-(apurinic or apyrimidinic site) lyase, which produces MPELPEVEHAVRALRRVVAGRVIAHVALLHPSLRRRVPAGVARALAGATIAGVERRGKHQLIHLADGRVLHAHFRMTGDWLVAPPGAPLPRFARAVFTLDDGRRVVLEDSRALATLDVHPAGSPPRLDLGVEPMDAALTPQMLHDLLARRRGAIKPVLLDQRVIAGLGNIYVAEALWRARVNPRARASSLSRVRLERLIAAIRAVISRATGSRYTAIGAARLNVYDREGLACRRCGARVRRVVQAGRSTYFCPACQRR; this is translated from the coding sequence ATGCCCGAGTTGCCCGAAGTGGAGCATGCGGTCCGCGCCCTGCGCCGCGTGGTGGCGGGACGCGTGATCGCGCACGTTGCCCTGCTGCATCCCAGCCTCCGGCGGCGCGTGCCGGCCGGCGTGGCGCGCGCGCTCGCCGGCGCGACGATCGCCGGCGTGGAGCGCCGCGGCAAGCATCAACTCATCCATCTGGCCGATGGGCGCGTGCTGCATGCGCACTTCCGGATGACCGGCGACTGGTTGGTGGCGCCGCCAGGCGCCCCGCTGCCGCGGTTCGCGCGGGCGGTGTTCACGCTCGACGATGGGCGCCGCGTGGTGCTGGAGGATTCGCGGGCCCTGGCCACGCTCGATGTCCATCCGGCGGGGTCCCCGCCGCGGCTGGACCTGGGCGTGGAGCCGATGGACGCGGCGCTCACGCCGCAGATGCTCCATGACCTGCTCGCGCGCCGACGCGGAGCGATCAAGCCGGTGCTGCTCGACCAACGGGTGATCGCGGGCCTGGGCAACATCTACGTGGCCGAGGCACTCTGGCGCGCCCGGGTGAACCCCCGGGCGCGTGCATCGTCGTTGTCGCGCGTCCGGCTCGAACGTCTGATCGCCGCCATTCGCGCCGTGATCTCGCGCGCCACCGGATCGCGTTACACCGCGATCGGTGCCGCGCGGCTGAACGTGTACGACCGCGAGGGTCTGGCCTGCCGCCGCTGCGGCGCCAGGGTCCGCCGCGTCGTGCAGGCCGGACGATCCACCTACTTCTGTCCGGCCTGCCAGCGGCGCTGA
- a CDS encoding cation diffusion facilitator family transporter, with the protein MPPGTQSSDDPPPSHDARSAAVRRVLLQVLILNGIVVAIKLAIGLRTHALSVLGATLESGLDLLNNVIGMTLVSIAARGPDEDHPYGHAKFETMGTIGIVGFLSVSCFELLREGITSLVHARVPHTASLLEVSVMALTLLVNAGVVWYERRRGRALQSAFLSADAAHTGSDIFVTLLAIASLLLTRAGAPRADAVLAIAVALLIAWTGWQILSESVPILVDARGMDAAELRRIATAVPGILEVRTVRSRSTASGQLFVEMTIVVAGASSVQEAHALADAVEAEVARVAGSAEVVVHIEPR; encoded by the coding sequence ATGCCCCCCGGAACTCAATCGTCGGACGACCCGCCCCCATCCCACGACGCGCGCAGCGCCGCGGTGCGCCGCGTGCTGTTGCAGGTGCTCATTCTCAACGGGATCGTGGTGGCGATCAAGCTCGCGATCGGGCTGCGCACCCACGCCCTCTCCGTGCTCGGCGCCACCCTGGAGTCCGGGCTCGACCTGCTGAACAACGTCATCGGGATGACGTTGGTGTCGATCGCAGCCCGCGGCCCGGACGAGGACCATCCCTATGGCCACGCGAAGTTCGAGACCATGGGCACGATCGGCATCGTGGGATTCCTCTCGGTCTCCTGCTTCGAGCTGCTGCGGGAGGGCATCACGTCGCTGGTCCACGCGCGGGTGCCGCACACCGCCTCGTTGCTCGAAGTGAGCGTGATGGCGCTCACACTGCTCGTGAACGCGGGCGTGGTGTGGTACGAGCGACGGCGCGGCCGCGCGCTGCAGAGCGCCTTCCTCTCGGCCGACGCGGCACACACCGGCAGCGACATCTTCGTCACCCTGCTGGCGATCGCGTCGCTCCTGCTCACGCGGGCCGGCGCCCCGCGCGCCGACGCCGTGCTGGCCATCGCGGTGGCGTTGCTCATCGCGTGGACGGGTTGGCAGATCCTGAGCGAATCGGTGCCGATCCTGGTGGACGCCAGGGGCATGGACGCCGCCGAGCTGCGTCGGATCGCCACCGCGGTCCCCGGCATCCTCGAGGTGCGCACGGTGCGGTCGCGGTCCACGGCGTCGGGGCAGCTGTTCGTGGAGATGACGATCGTGGTGGCCGGCGCGTCCTCGGTGCAGGAAGCCCACGCACTGGCCGACGCCGTGGAAGCCGAGGTGGCGCGGGTGGCCGGCAGCGCGGAAGTGGTGGTGCACATCGAGCCCAGATAG